CAGCCGCCAGCGGCTCGGCTACCCATTCGCACGGCAATGGCACTCTGGCCGTATCGGTAACTGGCGGAACGCACGAGCATACGATCACTGATCCGGGACATACACACACAGTAACAGCCCAAGCGGGCAGCGATGGCGGAAGCGGCTACATCGTTGGCGGAAATTATGGTGGTCCTGATGACGGCACAATAAACACAGGAAGCAAGACTACAGGAATTTCCATAGCAGCTACCACCGGCGCGCATGAGCATACCGTCGTAGTCTCAGGCGCCACCGCGACCGACGGCGCCGCGCATGACCACGGCATCACCGGCAGCACTGAAGCTGCAGGAAGCGCTGTCCAAGTCTCCGGCGGCACTATCGGCTCTACTGGCAGCGGCACAGCTTTCAAAGTAGTGCCGGAGTATTACCCGGTGATCTATATTAAAAAAATGGTGTAAAATGGTGGTTGAGCGGAGTACCCCGCGGGTACACTGGCGAAGGGAGCATATGCACGATGGCTTCAACTACGCTCAGCCACCGAAAGGCCAAACACCCTTTTACCCAATCCTAGCCAGACCGCCCAGATACGGACGCAAAACTTCCGGCACAGTCACCGAGCCGTCAGTATTTTGATAGTTTTCCAAGATCGCGGCCAGAGTGCGCCCGACCGCCAGTCCGGAGCCGTTGAGCGTGTGCGCAAATTCCGGTTTGGCGTTTGGCGCGCGGCGGAAACGGATATTCGCGCGGCGGGCTTGATAATCTTTATAATTGGAACAGGAGGAAATTTCCCGATAGGTGTTCTGCGCGGGAAACCAGACTTCCAGATCATAAGTCTTGCTGGACGAAAAACCCAGATCACCGGCGGAGAGCGCGACCACGCGGTACGGCAGTTTTAACAGCCGCAAAATCTGCTCGGCGTCCGCGGTCAATTTTTCCAGCTCGGCCATAGAGTCTTCAGGCAGTGTAAATTTGACCAGCTCAACTTTGTTGAATTGATGCTGGCGGATGATCCCGCGTGTATCTTTGCCGTAAGAGCCGGCTTCGCGGCGAAAACACGGCGTGTAAGCGGCGTAGCGGATCGGCAGTCTGGCGGCCTCCAGTATTTCTTCGCGGTGCAGATTGGTCACTGGCACTTCAGCGGTCGGTATCAAATAAAGATCGTCGCCTTTGTCGCAGGCAAATGAATCTTCCCGGAATTTCGGCAGCTGCCCTGTGCCGGTCATGGCCTGACTGTTGACCAGCGCCGGCGGCAATACTTCCTGATAACCGGAGCGGCCATGCGTATCCAGCATCAAGTTGATCAACGCCCTTTCCAGACGGGCGCCGGCGCCGTGATACACCACAAAACGCGCGCCGGAAATCTTAGCGGCCTCATCAAAATTTAAGATACCGAGACGCACGCCGATCTCCTCGTGCGCCAAAACCGCAAAGTCTTTCCGGGCCGGTTCGCCCCAGCGGCGAATTTCCGGATTGTCGGCAGCTGAATGTCCGTCCGGAGTTGTTTCATCCGGTAAATTAGGAATGAACAGCAGTTTCATTTGCTGCTCGGCGACCAGCGCGGCGGCGGCTTTTTCTTTTTGTTTAATTTCGGCCGAGAGGTTTTTATTGGCGGCGATGATCTCCGGCGTGGGTTTGGTTTTAGACGCCGCCTTGAGCCGCGCGCGCAGCTTGTCCAGCTCGGTTTGCGCGGTTTTCCATTTTTGGTCAGCGGCGAGAAAATCGTCCAGCAAAGCCAGATCAAAATTGCGCCGGCGTAAAGCCGCGCGAACCGCCTCGGGATTTTCTCTGATCAATTTTTGCTCCAGCATAAAAACTCCTTATCTTTATAGTTAGAGCGAATATCTTTACCCGCGCGCGCCGTGGCCTCTCACTTAACGTCGCTCCGGCAAAATATTCGCTTCAACTAAACCTATTTTTTGCGTTGGTACACGCCTAATAACTTAAAATAATCGCTGTGTTTTTCGATACTGGCCAGCGCCTGGGCAGTTTTGGCCTGGACATAATGATTGCCGGCAATGTCAATAAAAAAAACATAATCGCCCATGACCACTTTGCTGGGACGGGATTCTATTCTGGTCATATTGATCTTCGCTTTGGCCAGAAAACCCAATATTTCATACAAGCCGCCCGGCCTGTCTTTTTTACAGGAAAAAACAAAAGCGGTTATCGCGTCTTTG
The sequence above is a segment of the Candidatus Margulisiibacteriota bacterium genome. Coding sequences within it:
- the serS gene encoding serine--tRNA ligase, with product MLEQKLIRENPEAVRAALRRRNFDLALLDDFLAADQKWKTAQTELDKLRARLKAASKTKPTPEIIAANKNLSAEIKQKEKAAAALVAEQQMKLLFIPNLPDETTPDGHSAADNPEIRRWGEPARKDFAVLAHEEIGVRLGILNFDEAAKISGARFVVYHGAGARLERALINLMLDTHGRSGYQEVLPPALVNSQAMTGTGQLPKFREDSFACDKGDDLYLIPTAEVPVTNLHREEILEAARLPIRYAAYTPCFRREAGSYGKDTRGIIRQHQFNKVELVKFTLPEDSMAELEKLTADAEQILRLLKLPYRVVALSAGDLGFSSSKTYDLEVWFPAQNTYREISSCSNYKDYQARRANIRFRRAPNAKPEFAHTLNGSGLAVGRTLAAILENYQNTDGSVTVPEVLRPYLGGLARIG